One Glycine max cultivar Williams 82 chromosome 6, Glycine_max_v4.0, whole genome shotgun sequence DNA segment encodes these proteins:
- the LOC121175019 gene encoding formin-like protein 16, translated as MAAFHGCHTHLHTPSLPHTLHPFVHPAQSLGIDFESTRQRLLSLFDPERTPPSFQQPPFQASMAAVHGYYSPYGAPTTAFNCCHSPYATSMAAYHYPHSSSATEDRLEAALTKLEAVTRRLDAQLDALLLRLPRRLGPLLRTSLRPLPLSTPPPLTPLTPPPLPPPPPPATTPPPSPPPLATTPPPPPPPATTPPPPPFAPIQLQPIIPPRPTIFLAPHAKQEEHRAITLFGLRFGLFGSIMVSRKCSPAVLALRTGVELSEFCRHRPWDPGITLVVLVERITLRAR; from the coding sequence ATGGCTGCCTTCCATGGCTGCCATACCCATCTCCACACACCTTCATTGCCGCACACCCTTCATCCCTTTGTACACCCAGCTCAATCCCTTGGGATTGATTTTGAGAGTACCCGCCAACGGTTGCTGAGCTTGTTCGATCCCGAGAGAACCCCTCCTTCATTTCAGCAACCACCATTCCAAGCTTCCATGGCTGCCGTCCATGGCTACTACTCGCCGTACGGAGCTCCCACGACCGCCTTCAATTGCTGCCACTCACCATACGCCACTTCCATGGCTGCCTACCACTACCCACACTCATCGTCCGCCACTGAGGACCGCCTTGAGGCGGCATTGACCAAACTTGAGGCCGTTACGCGTCGCCTCGACGCCCAACTGGATGCCCTTCTCCTCCGACTGCCTCGACGACTCGGACCTCTGCTGCGAACTTCGCTTCGACCTCTGCCATTGTCGACGCCACCGCCGTTAACTCCACTGACCCCTCCGCCGTTGCCACCGCCACCTCCACCAGCAACAACGCCTCCGCCGTCGCCACCTCCGCTAGCCACGACGCCTCCGCCGCCACCTCCACCAGCCACGACGCCTCCGCCACCACCTTTCGCACCCATACAGCTCCAACCCATAATCCCGCCACGACCCACAATCTTCCTGGCTCCTCACGCCAAGCAGGAAGAACATCGAGCCATCACGTTGTTTGGACTGAGATTTGGACTCTTTGGGTCTATCATGGTCTCACGCAAGTGCAGCCCAGCTGTCTTGGCACTACGGACAGGTGTTGAGCTGAGTGAGTTTTGCCGCCACAGACCCTGGGACCCTGGTATTACCTTGGTAGTCTTGGTTGAGCGTATCACCTTGAGGGCAAGGTGA
- the LOC106799113 gene encoding F-box protein PP2-B10, with product MDITKVLPEECISMIVSFTSPEDACRLSLVSPFFKEIADSDAVWENFLPSDYKDIIDQSSTPSLNLFSKKQIYSHLSVHHVLLVNGNMSLYLEKATGKKCCMVSASGIEFRIRSSGSECYFSSEESVPQSRFYQLVQIKFDYKLRVTGSNLDTKVLSPNTNYGVYFIFHLVDQDFQPRNLQWMLERAQRREDGWMEVEITDFFSGDGYNLVDFHYKLKNNDLRSYCCLIVEGVEFRPKNL from the exons atggATATCACAAAGGTTCTTCCCGAAGAGTGTATCTCAATGATTGTTTCCTTCACATCTCCTGAGGATGCATGCAGATTATCTCTTGTGTCCCCATTCTTTAAAGAAATTGCAGATTCAGATGCTGTGTGGGAGAACTTTCTTCCATCTGATTACAAAGATATCATAGATCAGTCTTCAACACCATCCCTTAATTTATTCTCCAAAAAACAAATTTACTCACACCTCAGTGTCCATCATGTTCTTTTGGTCAATGGGAATATG AGTTTATATCTAGAGAAAGCTACCGGCAAAAAGTGCTGCATGGTGAGTGCATCGGGAATCGAATTCCGTATCCGGTCGAGTGGTTCTGAATGCTATTTCTCGTCCGAGGAATCTGTACCACAGTCGAG ATTTTACCAACTAGTACAGATCAAATTCGACTACAAACTGCGTGTTACGGGAAGTAATTTAGACACAAAAGTTTTGTCGCCAAATACAAATTATGGTGTTTACTTCATCTTTCATTTGGTAGACCAAGATTTTCAACCTAGGAACCTACAATGGATGCTGGAGAGAGCTCAGAGGAGAGAAGATGGATGGATGGAGGTTGAGATCACAGACTTTTTTAGCGGAGACGGATATAACTTAGTGGATTTTCATTATAAGTTGAAGAATAATGATTTGAGGTCTTATTGTTGCCTTATTGTTGAAGGAGTTGAGTTCAGGCCCAAAAATTTGTGA
- the LOC102663698 gene encoding uncharacterized protein, producing the protein MAPVEMAPSTGTSHVACRHCDWRQRTAYRRLQHLQLCGRSWKAPLEVAIWVKKKVVAVEREVAGGCLCVESGADQFDQWHLRRHAHRAYKLGLVQLMVTSCGCNPSMFQNMFGMGNQIENYTLDEQCRHIKVKNKYQRKLFLYFGNFVWEPYTPTVMAALPQICVVGSVAWFAVVPLICFHVVEWHQPDRVLRQYGLQQPIPGCPSQPQNLHGITLKGKQDENWFHLLAPIISQWNNAAQFRVDVYPRQQGLLGFNSDYMVWYRRKTKMFVDPNNANTAALGEVVETLQYMVSPQGRNTWIVDDLVPYVDKLAIISEEQERVTEPVSHGPASEREFPAPEFHILQSSVETRGLGRRR; encoded by the exons GCTGCAGCACCTGCAGCTCTGCGGTCGTAGCTGGAAGGCGCCACTCGAGGTGGCGATTTGG GTGAAAAAGAAGGTGGTTGCTGTTGAGAGAGAGGTAGCTGGTGGTTGCTTGTGTGTTGAGAGTGGTGCTGATCAGTTT gatCAATGGCATCTTCGTCGTCATGCTCATCGAGCATACAAACTAGGTTTGGTCCAGTTGATGGTGACGTCTTGTGGATGCAACCcaagcatgtttcagaacatgtttggaatggggaaccAGATAGAAAATTACACATTAGACGAGCAGTGCCGACATATCAAGGTGAAGAACAAATACCAGAGGAAATTGTTCCTCTACTTCGGCAAT tttgtctGGGAGCCATACACACCAACTGTGATGGCAGCGCTGCCTCAAATTTGTGTGGTTGGAAGTGTAGCCTGGTTCGCGGTGGTGCCActgatttgttttcatgttgttgagtggcaccaacctGATAGGGTTTTACGACAATATGGATTGCAACAACCTATTCCCGGGTGTCCTTCGCAACCGCAGAATCTCCATGGCATAACgctcaaaggcaaacaagatGAGAATTGGTTCCACCTGTTGGCCCCAATCATTAGTCAGTGGAACAATGCAGCGCAGTTTAGGGTCGACGTTTATCCTCGACAGCAGGGCCTACTAGGTTTTAACTCGGACTATATGGTGTGGTATAGGCGtaaaacaaagatgtttgtcgacccaaacaatgcaaacacagctgcattg GGTGAAGTTGTGGAGACTTTAcagtatatggtgtcaccacaagggaggaacacatggatagttgatgatctcgtgccttacGTGGATAAGTTGGCGATTATATCagaagagcaagagagagtcactgagccagtgtcacatggtccagcatcagAGCGTGAATTCCCAGCACCAGAGTTTCACATtcttcagtcaagtgttgaaactcgggGGTTAGGCAGACGAAGGTAG